TATTGAATATCCAACTGACAGTCCTGTAGAAGTTCTACAAGTAACGGCAACAGATGGTCACTAGGAACAGAAACAATAAATGAACAGGTATAGCGAGCCATAATAGCCCCAAGCCTTGCAACACTCCGTCCATCCTATAATACCGAAGTATCTAAATATAAAGTCATTAAAAAATCAAAGTTTTTCAGAGCAGGTACAGATATACAGTCAACGAAGAGGCAGGACACTTCGACTACGCTCAGTGACCTCCTGCCTCCTGCCCTCTGACTTCTTTGGTAAGCTGAAAGTTTGATCAAAAACTTTACAATAAAGGTTTGGCTGAGGTAGAAAATGAAAGTCGCAATTACTGGGGCAACAGGATTTGTCGGTAGTCGTTTGGTACAACGATTACACGGGGAAGGTCATAAAACAGTAGTATTAACTCGGAATACCACTTTTGCTCAAAAGGTTTTTCCCTCTGAGGCTTTCCCTAATGTAGAAATTGTTGCCTATACACCAAATGCATCTGGTTCTTGGCAAGGTGTCATCGCTAGTTGTGATGGCGTAGTTAATTTGGCAGGAGAACCTATTGGTGAAGGACGCTGGACACCAGAACGGAAACAAGAAATCCTCAATAGCCGAAAGTTAGGTACACAAAAAATAGTTGAAGCAATAGCCAACGCTAATCCTCAACCATCAGTGTTAATTAACGCTTCAGCTATTGGCTACTACGGCACCAGTGAAACGGCTACCTTTGATGAAACCAGTCTATCTGGTAACGATTTTCTTGCCCAAGTCTGCCAAGCCTGGGAAGCTGAAGCGAGAAAAGTAAAAGATGCTGGTGTGCGACTGGTAATTCTGCGTTTTGGAATTGTTCTGGGCAATGGTGGTGCTTTAGGTAAAATGATTCCGCCTTTCAAACTCTTTGCTGGCGGGCCTATTGGCAGTGGTCGGCAGTGGTTCTCATGGATTCACGTAGACGATTTAGTTAACCTGATTTTGCAAGCTTTAACTAAACCGGAAATAGAAGGTGTATATAATGCCACTGCCCCTAACCCAGTTCGGATGGCAGATTTAAGCCAAGCTTTGGGACAAGTGATGAATCGACCTTCTTGGTTGCCTGTTCCTGCTTTTGCGATCGAAGCTCTTTTAGGAGACGGGGCTATAGTAGTTTTAGAAGGTCAGCAAGTTATCCCAAAACGCACTGTGCAAACAGGCTTTGAGTACAAATATCCTAATTTGCAATCAGCATTAACACAAATTCTTACATAGATTCAAAGGGAGTGCGGAGCAAGAATTTTAGATTTTGGATTTTAGATCGAAATTTAATCCAAAATCTCAAATCCAAAATCCAAAATTGAATTGCCCCATGCCTTATTCTTTGACTATTGACTAGAAAGAAATTTTTTGGAAACCCAACTGATAATACCGCTGAGAATTGCACCGCCCATGAGAATGCCAATTGCGGGGTTAAACAAGGGTTGCCACAGTTGATGCCACAAATCTAAACCCAAGTTTACTCCAGCGGCATCACCGATCGCAGCGATCGCTAACCAGCCAAAACCAAACAAAACCAAAAAAACATCGGCGACTAAAACCATGTTTAGCCAATTTAACAATTTATCTTTCATGATTGGATTGGGGAATGGGAAATTGGGAATGGGGCAATTCAATTTTGGATTTAAGATTTTGGATTAAATTTCAATCTAAAATCCAAAATCTCAAATCTAAAATTCTTACTCCCCACTCCCCATCTTTTACTTTTCAAACAGCCAATTTTTGACTTTTGTTAAACTCTGCCAATCTGGTTTTCTACTTAAACCGTCCTCAATACTATTTTTTATTTCATCGCTCCATTCTTCATTGACAAATATCAACTGCTGTGCTATGTCAATGTGTTCCCGCAAACCTTTTTGCTTTGTTTCCAGCATTGCTAAGGCGAGATTGATTCTAGCCTGGGGATCTTGGGGATTTAACTTGACTGCCTTCTGTCCAGCTTTGTAAGCCAAATTGGGTTTGTTGTCGAGTAGATACAACCATGCTAAACAAACCCAAGCAGCACTAGTTTTAGGAGCGCGATCGCACACTTCTTTAAATACAGGGATTAAAGATTCTGCTGATTCTCCTGCTTTATAGCGTTCTAAACCTGTATCAAACAGGGATTCAACTGTATTAGTCATTGGTCATTAGTCATTGGTCATTAGCCACTTGTACTGAGCGTAGTCGAAGTATTGGTCATTTGCAAAAGACAAATGACAAAGGACAACTGACAATATTACACCCCAAATGACTTGCCGCAACCACAAGTTTGATTAGCATTGGGGTTAGTAAATTGGAAACCACCGCCAATCATGGCATCGCTGTAATCGAGCATTAAACCGTAGAGATATAACAAACTCTTGCGATCGCTGACAATTTTAAAGCCGTCATAGTCAAAAACTTCATCATCAGGGGTGATTTTGCTGGTATCTTCAAAATCCATCATGTAAGACATCCCAGAACAGCCACCCTGACGCACTCCTACCCGTAAGCAGAAGTCTGTGCCTTGCTTGTCCCGGAGGGATTTTACCTGGTGCAATGCGGCTTCGCTCAACAGAATTCCGCGTTGTTGAGGCTGAATTGCTTGTGTCATCTGCTTTTCAACTCCTTAATTAGTATAAGCGTTACCCTATATCGGCTTGTAATGCTTCTGGGTTGCTCNGTTAAGTGTTTTTGTATTCATTCTAGCGGCTTAG
This portion of the Nostoc sp. GT001 genome encodes:
- a CDS encoding iron-sulfur cluster assembly accessory protein, yielding MTQAIQPQQRGILLSEAALHQVKSLRDKQGTDFCLRVGVRQGGCSGMSYMMDFEDTSKITPDDEVFDYDGFKIVSDRKSLLYLYGLMLDYSDAMIGGGFQFTNPNANQTCGCGKSFGV
- a CDS encoding TIGR01777 family oxidoreductase produces the protein MKVAITGATGFVGSRLVQRLHGEGHKTVVLTRNTTFAQKVFPSEAFPNVEIVAYTPNASGSWQGVIASCDGVVNLAGEPIGEGRWTPERKQEILNSRKLGTQKIVEAIANANPQPSVLINASAIGYYGTSETATFDETSLSGNDFLAQVCQAWEAEARKVKDAGVRLVILRFGIVLGNGGALGKMIPPFKLFAGGPIGSGRQWFSWIHVDDLVNLILQALTKPEIEGVYNATAPNPVRMADLSQALGQVMNRPSWLPVPAFAIEALLGDGAIVVLEGQQVIPKRTVQTGFEYKYPNLQSALTQILT